CATGCCGCGGCTCTCGTCGCTGCCGCAGACGGCATAGCCGTGCCTGGCCAGGGCCCAGACGAGGACGCCCGTGCCGCAGGCGCAATCGAGAACCTGCGGACGCGATCCCAGGCGCTTGAGTCTCGACCCAAGTTCCTTGAGCTGCGGCTCGCCGGTCAACCGCTCATCGGAGAAGAGCCAGCGGTCGTAGTCCTCGGCGAATGCATCGTACTGACTGCCCATCAGATGCCTCCATCATGCTGCCATCGGGCGGCAGGCCGAATGGCGGGTGAAGTCCAAGTTCTCACCGGGAGATCACCCGCCGTACCGTTCACATCGATCGGTTCGCTCAGCCGGATTCGGCGACGCCGGTTGGGCCGCCGATCAGCGGACGCGGGCAGCACGCCGGCTGCGGCCGTCGGCAGACGAAGGCGAAGCGGTCGCCGATCTGTGAGAGCGAGGTGGCGAACATGCTCGCGTAGGTCTCCACCTCGGTCAAACCCGCTTCGACCAGCGCCCGCAGGACTTCGCCAGGACCGCAGAGCCGTTCGACCTCGACCAGCTTGGTCACAATCTCGCAGCCGGGCCGGACGAACCAGCAGGTCTCGTAGTGGCGCTCGGCGTCCTGGCGCTTTTCGGTCATCACGTAGCCGTCGGGCAGTTCGCCCCAGGTCCGCGACTTCCAGCCGACAGGCCGGCGGCGCATGCCCGCGACGGTGCCGACGAACAGGCCGCCGGGCTCCAGCGCGTTGTGGACCTTGCGGAACGCTCCGCGCAGCTCGGCGAAGCTCATGCGGCCCGGGCTGAACGCTCCGGCCCAGGCCAGCCGATAGGTCTCGAGCTCCGGCAGATCGACGATCCGGCCGACGCGGAAGTCGATGTGCAGGTTGAGGTCCTCGGCGCGGCCGCGGGCCAGCGCGATGTATTTCTCGCCGGGATCGATCGCGGTGACGCGGAAGCCCCGGCGGGCGAACGCGGCGGCGTGATAGCCCAGGCCGCATCCGACGTCGAGGACGGCCGCCGGCCGGCGGATGCCGGTGACGGCCAGGACGCGCTGCACCACCGCTTCGGCCTGTTCGGGCGTGCCGAAGAGCCTGTGGCGGTAGTAGGCGAGCAGGATTTCCTGGACGGCTGGGTCTTCCGGCCGCCAGGCGATCTCCCGGACCTTCACAGCGTCGTTGTTCATTGCATTCGTCAACATGGCGCGCACCTCCCACGGGCTCGCAAGATGGTCCCTTGTCGAGACTGGAAACGCCCCTACACCTGTACGGACAACAAAAAAGCCTTCCGGGCTTTTGGCCCCAGAAGGCTTGAAAACTCGATCGGGCGATTTTCAGGTCCTTCTAGGGCGCCGCCTCCCTTCCGTTCAGCCAAATCGCGACGACGTTCGTCCGCGGCATCGCGACATGGCCGAGCGCGCAGCGGAGCGACAGGCCGCTTACCTGGTAAGCTTTGGCGTCGCTGGCTTGTCTCGGCATGTCCGCCCTGAACTGGACCACGAAAAAACTCCTACATAAAATACGCTATCGGCAATCTACATCCAACGGGAGTAACTGTCAAGCATATTTTCCCGATTTTTATTTGTCGGCAATCCGGCTGAGGGACTTGACCGGTTCTTCGGCCGGCCGGCGTTCCTTTATCTGTCTTGGTTGGGCGGCTTCTGGAGCGAGACGCGCTGGAGCATGGCGCGGCACCATCGTTCGAGGAGTTCCAGGTAGTATTGCGGGCGGGCTTCGCGGTCGGTCTGGAGGGAGTGCCAGTCCATCACGACCTGGACCAATTCGCGGTCCTGCGGGTCGGGCAGGGCAGCCAGCAGGTCGGCCTTGGTGGCGCAGTATTTGCCTTCGGTCAGGAGCATCCACGACTGAAGGGCGTAGCAGCATTCCTTGAACGGATACGGCGGACGGCGGATGACGGCGGCCAGGTCGTGCGGGTGGAGCAGGTAGTGCCGGGCGATATGAAGGTTGGCGGCGGCTTTGAGGCGAACGTCTTCGAGATAGTCCCGCGGCGTGGGCGGATCGACGAGATCCTCAAGCCGTCCGTGAAGCACGCGGCGGCCGAACCAGCACTGGCTCTGCTCGTGCCGCGGCCACTGGCGAAGCTCGGAGGCCGAACCGAAGAAGGTGCTGACCTGATGCTCGGCGGTGTACGGCATCGAGGCGAGCAGTTCGCGGTAGTCGGCCAGATCCCGATCGTCGATGCGATCGACGATCACGAACGCGTCGATGTCGCTGTCGGGCCGGGCCTCGCCGCGGGCCCAACTGCCGTGATGGGCGACGAAAGCGAGGCGCGGGCCGAACAGGGTTTGCAGGCGTTCCAGGAAATCATCCAGCCACTGGTCTACCGCTGCCTGGTCCATACGATTCCTCCGAAGTTGTGCCGGCTGCCGCAAGGTCAGACGTATCCGCTCAGGTGGTCGATTCTTCTTCTTTCTCGCGTTCTTCCCGTTCCTCGCGCTCCCGCTCCTCGGCCTCTTCGGGGGTTTCGAAGGGGACGAGGGCTTCGTCTTCCGGGTCGTAGCGGAACAGCTCGCCGTACTGGCCCCACGAGGTGAGGAATTCGAAGATGTCCTCGGCGTTCTCGGTGGGCAGGAGCATGGAGATCTCGTCGAGCACGGTTTCCTCCGGGATGCCTTCGGGCGAGGCGAGTTCGACCATGTTCTTGAAGATCTGGAAGAGTCGGATGCGGAGGGACTGGCGTCCCCAGATCGCCTTGCGTTCGTTGACGTCGGCTTTGAGGAACTCGCGTCCGAGCGGCATGAGCAGGACTCGCTGGCGCGGGGTGTCGACGAAGTCGAGCATCTCAGCGGCCTTGGCCACGCTGATGGCCTGGCCGAACTCGAGGCCCAGTTCGTTGGCGAAGGAGAAGATGTTGACCTCGCCGCCGCGGTCCTCGAGCATTTCGAGCAGGCCGATGATCTCGTTGGTGTCGACGGGCGGGATGGCTTCGATCTCGACGGGCTCCTCGCGGCCGGGCACGGCGACCATGCGCGGCTCCTCGTCGGGCATGATCTTGGCGGTCAGCAGGTCGTGGATCCGTTCCTGGAGCCGGGCCAGCGCTGGGTCGCGGAAGTCGCGCGGGTACTCGACGGGGTTTTCGACCATCGAGAGGACGCGGCCGGGGTGTCCGCCCATGATGACGATCCGGGTGGCCAGGGCGACCACTTCCTTGATGTCGTGGCTGACGATGAAGATGGACTTGGGGTTGCGTTCCTCCTCGAGCCAGGGTCCGATCAGTTCGGCCCGGAGGCTCTCAGCGGTGAGGGCGTCGAGCTGGCTGAAGGGTTCGTCGAGGCAGAGGATCTCGGGTTCGACGACGAGGGCCCGGGCGATGCCGACCCGCTGTTTCATGCCGCCCGACAGCTCGCGCGGGTAGAGTTCCTCGAAGCCCTCGAGGCCGATCAGGTCGATGACCTTTTCGACCCGCTCGCGGCGCTGATCGCCGCGCAGGCCGATGCTCTTGGCGACCTCGGCGATGTTCTCCTCGACGGTCAGCCACGGAAACAGGCCGACATTCTGGAAGACCACCGAGACGGCGGGATTGAGGCCCTGCAGCGGTTTGTCGCGATAGAAGACCTGACCGGTGCTCGGGGCGATCAGGCCGGCGAGGATGCGCAGGAGCGTGGACTTGCCCGATCCGGAGGGTCCGAGCAGGGCGACCACCTCGCTCTCGCGGACCTGGAGGTTGATGTGCTCCAGGACCCTCAGTTCGCGTCCGCCGGGCAGGACGAACTCCTTGCTGACTCCACGAAGCTCGGTAATCAATCCGTTGCCGTGTTTGGCATGCATGTCGGTTCTCTTTCCGTTGTGCCCCGGTTTCCGCACCCGTTCTACTGGCTGAGGCTGTAGCGTTCGACGGCGAAGGTGAAGATCCGCCGCCAGACGAAGCGGTTGATCATCACGACCAGCAGGGCCATGGTCATGGCGCTGGCGGCCAGGATGTGAAACTGCTTTTGCGACGTCGCCATACTAATGATAGCTCCCAGACCCTCGGTGGCAAAGATGGTATCGCCGAGCGGGACATATTCGGCGACGATGGTGGCGTTCCAGGCCCCGCCGGCGGCGGCGATCCACCCGGTGACCAGTGAGGTCAGCACGGCGGGCAGATAGAGCCGATTCCAGAGTTGCCGGCCGCGGATCTTGTAGATTCGGGAGGCCTCGCGCAGCTCCTCGGGAATGCCCATCGAGCCGGCGATGGCGTTAAAGAGGATGTACCACTGGGTGCCGAGCATCAGCAGGAAGATGGAGCCGACGCCCAGGGCGATGCCCGCCCATTGGAGACCCAGCAGCACCAGCGGATAGAGCATGGGGGCGGGGAATGAGGCGACCACCTGGATGACCGACTGCATTCTGGCGCAGAGACGCGGGTTGGTGCCGATCAGGATGCCGACCGGGACGGTCCAGGCGGTGGCCAGCACGAGGGCTGCGACCACCCGCAGGAGGCTCAGGCCCGCTCCGCGGCCGATGAGCAGCCAGTCGGCGAGGGTAACCTTGGCCACCAGCCCCAGCAGCAGCCAGGCCCCCCAGAGCACCGCCACGATCGCCGCCGCCGCGGCCGCCAGGTAGACGGCTTTGAGCAGGTAAAAGCCGATGCGCTCGGCAACGCGGAGGCGCGGGGCCAGGTCGTCCTCGATGGTGCGGGTGTAGCGGCGGGCGGCGTAGCCGACCCGCTCGAGTCCGCCCGCGGCGCGGAGGGCCAGCTCGTTGACCCGCGAGGCCCGCAGCAGATCGAGCACCAGCGAGCCGGCGGGCTCTTCCGGGGCGGTTTCCTCGTACTTGAACTTCTGGGCCCAGGCGAGGACCGGCCGCCAGATCAGCCGGTCGATCACGATGATGGCCAGTGTCATGGCAAGCACGCCGTAGGTCATCGCCCGAAAGTCGCGGACGCCGATCGCGGTGGTCATATACGACCCGATGCCCGGCAGCCGGAAGTCCATCTCGCCGAGGCGGAAGGACTCGCAGATGGTCAGGAAGAACCATCCGCCGGCCATGCCGACCATGCTGTTCCAGGCCAGCGGCAACGCCGCGAAGGGCAGCTCGACCCGGGTGAACCGGCGGAGCCAACTGAAGCGGTAGACGCGGGCGGCGTCGTAGAGCTCGCGAGGAATGGCTTGGAGCGAGTGGTAGAAACTGAAGGTCATGTTCCAGACCTGGCCGGTGAAGATCAGGATGATCGAGACCAGCTCCAAGCCGATGTTGCTGCGGGGAAACAGGGCGGAGAACGCCAGCATCAGGCCGGGCATGAAGGTGAGCACCGGCACGCTCTGGAGGACGTCGAGCAGCGGGACCATGACCCGCTCGGCCCGGCGGTTGCGGGCGGCGACGTAGCCGTAGACGAGGGTGAAGATCAGCGAGAGCGCATAGGCGGCAAAGCCGCGAAAGACCGAGAACATCATGTACTTGGGCAGGGCGGACGGGCTCAGGTCGATCTGCGTCGTGACCCGCGGACCGGTGAATTCCTCGCCCACCTGGACGATCATGTAGAAGATCGCCCCGAGCGAGACCAGGACCATGATGTCGGCCCAGATCGGCCGGCGGACCAGCAGTTCGGTCGGCCCGAATTCGCGCGGGCTTTCCGACTCCAGTTCCTCATCGACCCGGTTGTTCAACGGTTCAGCCGGCATTCGTCAACCCGCTACAATGGCAATCGACAGTGAAAAGACCTCTCCCGGCAAGACGACCGCTCGCAGGAAAAACTGAGGGTATAGTGTACCACATCGCCCGCGGTGGTGGGCAGTGTAAAATCGGCGGGACGGCCGGCGACGGCTGCGCAGGTCGAAGGGAGACCGCCGAGGCGGCGGGTCTAGAGGTCCTTTACTCCGGTGACGCGCAAAACTTCCTCGACGGTGGTCACGCCGTGGGCGGCTTTTTCGATACCGCTGGCCAGGAGCGACTTGGTCCCGGCGGCGCGGGCGGCCTGGGTGAGGACGGCGTCGCCGGCGTTCTCGGTGACGGCGCGGCGGAAGCGTTCGTCCGGGACGAGAATTTCGTGAATGGCGGCGCGGCCGCGATAGCCCATGCCCTGGCAGGCGTCGCAGCCGGTCGCCTGGCAGAACTGGACGTCATCCAGCCGATCGAGGATGCCCGCTGCCTCCGGCGGCAGGGAGTCGGCGGGCGGGTCGATCGGTGTGCGGCAATCGGGGCAGAGGCGGCGGACCAGGCGCTGGGCGACGACGGCTGAGAGGGCCGAGTTGACCAGGTGCGGCTCGATGCCCAGGTCGAGGATCCGCCGCACCGCGTCGATCGCCGCCGGCGCGTGCAGCGTGGTCAGCAGTAGGTGTCCGGTCAGGGCCAACTGGACGCAGAGCTCCATCGTCTCGAGGTCGCGGATTTCGCCCACCATGACGACGTCCGGATCCTGGCGCAAAACGGAGCGCAGGGCGCGGGCGAAGGTCAGGCCGGATTGGACGTCGTACTGGATCTGCGCGAAATCCGGGAAGACGAACTCGACCGGGTCTTCGATGGTGACCACCGAGCACTTCTGGGCGTCGACTTCGCGGAGCATTGCGTAGAGCAGCGTGGTCTTGCCGCTGCCGACGGGTCCGGAGCAGATGACCAAGCCGTGCGGCAGCGCCGTCAGACGGCGGATTGTCGCGAGGTCTTCGCCAACGGCGATCCGGTCGAGGCCGAGCAGATCGGTTGCGAGAACCGGGCGCAGAATTCGGACGACCGTTCGTTCGCCGTGGATGGTGGGAACGACGGCGACGCGAAAGTCGCAGCGCTGGCCGCCGATGGTCATGCTCATTCGGCCGTCCTGGGCAAGTCGGGTCTCGGCGGGGTTCATGCCGGCCATCGTCTTGATCGGCTTGAGGAACTCGCCGTAGACGGCGGTGGGAAGCTGGTCGCGGTCGTGCAGGACGCCGTCGATTCGCAGGCGGACGCGGACGCGGTCGGATTTCGGATCGAAGTGGATGTCGCTGGCTCCTCTGGCGACCGCCTCTTCGAAGATGAGCTTCTGGAGCCGCGCGACCGGCGGGGCTTCGGCGAGCTGGCCTTCGATCTCCTCCTGTTCGCAAGCGCCGCTCTGGCGGCTCAGCACTTCGCGCCGCGCCGTCTCGAAGTCCAAGCCGAGATTGACCAGGACCTGGGCCGCGACCGATTCGGGCACGCGGAGCAGTCCGAGCAGCAGGTGCTCGGCGCCGACGTAGTTGTCGCCGAGTTCGCGGGCGGCGGCGATCGCCTGTTTGACCGCGGTCTTGGCGCGAGGCGTCTCGTGAAGCTTGCCCGGCGCGACCTCGTCAGGTCCCGGTTTGACCATCGACTCGATCATCGGTCTGATCCTGTCGTAGTTCAGATCGACGTGCTCCAGCACAGCCGCGGCGACGCCGGTTCCGTCCTTGGCGATCGCCAGCAGGATGTGTTCAGTGCCGATGTACTCGTGACGAAAGTCCTGGGCCTCCTGGTTGGCCAGGGCCATGACCTTGCGGGCGCGATCGGTGAATCGCTCAAACATCGGAGGCCTCCTCTCTTGGCGGTTTGGCCATGTCGTTGTGCAGGCGGCTTCGCAGAAAACGCCGCTCGCGTTCGTCGATCCAGGCCAGGAGTTTTTCGCGGCGGACGCGGACCAGGCCGCCCAGGTCGAAGGCGGGCAGTTCGTCGATCAGCGGCTCGAGTTCGGTCCGCGAGATTTGCAGGAACTCAGCCACCTGGTCCAGCGTCATCACGGCTGAGCGCTGCGTCGGCCGAAGCTCATTGGCCAGGGCCCGTCGGACCTTCAGGACCGTCTGCGAATCCGGCTCGGTGCGGGCCAACTCGGCCAGGGCCCGGTCGCTTCGCTCCAGGGCGCGGAGGCGGCGGCTGCACTCGCGGCAGTCGAGGACGTGGGCGTCGAGGGCGGCCACCCGTTGTTCGTCCAGGTCGCCCGCGACGTAGGCGGCCAGGGTTTCATAGTCGATATTACACTCCATCGTCGTTCTCCGTGGATTGGCCGTTAAGCCGCTCGGCGAGGGCGGCGCGGCCGCGGTGGATCAGCGTCTTGACCGTGTTGATCGGCGTATCGAGGACGTCGGCGATCTGCTGATAGGTCATCTGTTCGAAGGCGTGGAGCATGACCGCTTCGCGCTGGCGGTCCGGCAGGCGGCGCAGCGCCCGGCGCACAGCCGCCAACCGGTCATCATCGCCCCGATCGGCGGCGGCGGTTTGCGGCTCTTCCATCCGGCCGAACTGGGCCGCCATTTCGCGTCGCAGCCGCTCGCCCTCAAGCCGCGTCAGGCACGTGTTTCGCGTGATTCGCATCAGGTACGCCTTGAAGAGGCCCTTGGGCTCGTAACGCTTGGCTGAGCGGACGATCGCGAGGAACACGTCCTGGAGGACCTCTTCCGCGGCGCTCGGATCGGCGAGCACCGACCGGGCGAACCGGTAGACCGACCCGCGATGCCGCTCGAAGAGCGTCTCGAAGGCCTCGACGCTCCCGTCGGCGAACATCAGCATCAACTCGTCATCCGATATCCAAGCCAACCTGTCGCCTCCAGCGCATGCCCTCTATCATACACAACCGCCGCCGGTGAGAAATGTTTCATGGTTTCTGGCTGCGGCATCGCCGTCGCATGGAATGCCAGATCGGCCGGGAGACGGCCGGCTGCGGAAACCTGGCGCTCCGGCGCAAACTAAACTTTCAAGACCTGACCCCATGGGGTCAGGTCTTGAAAGTTTAGTTAAGCGGAACCCCCTGACGCCGTCCGCGAAGGTGCGCCAGGCCACAACAGCCGAGAAGGGATCCAGAGGGCGCATCGCCGCTGACGGACGCCGCGATCACGGCACGAAGCTCACCGGGCATCGGCGCCGGCGGCGGTTCTATCGCTAATCCCGGTCGTGATTGTCGTCGCGGTCGCGGCCGTCGCGATGATCGCGGTCGTGGTCGTCGTGCCGGTTCCTATCCCGGTCGTCATGACGATCCTTGTCATAGTCGCCGTAGCGCTTGCGATCCCGGTCATCGTGACGATCCTTGTCGCGGTCATCGTGCCGGTCCCGATCGCGGTCGTAACGCCGGTCCTTGTCACGGTCATGATCGCCATGCCGGTCATGATCGCGCACGACGGGCCTGTGTTTTTCGGGGGCGCGGCGCATGTCCCGATCGGAATCACGGTCATCGCCGCAGCCGGCGGTGAACACGCACAAGGCGAAGAGCATCGGCCCCACGATCCCCAGCATTGACCAGTACCGTCGCATGTCAGCCTCCTTTACCCGGAGATTCCAAAACGTTCAGCCGCCCGTCGGGCGCGCTTTCCATGATACATTATATGCCGTCCCTCCGTCAGGCCTGGCGCACATCCGCGAGACGGTGGGAGACGGCCGGCCGCAGGGAGATAGTACGCCGGCGCGAAAATTAAACTTTCAAGACCTGACCCCATGGGGTCAGGTCTTGAAAGTTTAATTTTGGGTGCCCCTGAGTCGGGCTTGGACTCCGTTTCTACCGGCCTTCTATCCCGCCAACTCCGCATCCATGTCCAGCAGTGCCTCGACCAGTTCGTCGTGGATGTTGGCGAAGGGCATCTGGCCGAGGATGATCGGGACGGTGTCAGCGGCGTAGCCGCCGCGCCCGGCGGCGGTGCGGTCAGGGGCGTAGCCGTGGCATCCGTTGGTCAGGCCCAACACCAGAGGCACGCGGGAGCGAGCGGCGCCGACCACGTCGTTCTTGATGGTTTGGAATATCTCGAACGGGGCGCCCAGCAGGGCGACCGGGCCGATCCGAAAGCCCTGCAGCTCCGACGGCGGGCAGAGGTCCTCGCCGTTTCGCATTCTCTGCAGCAGCTTGCGAAAGGCCACCGCGTGCACGGCGGCCATGCGGACCTCGAAAGCCGTGTCCGACGCGCCGGCGGCGTGCAGGAAGCCTTCCTGCTCCGCCAACATCTTCCGCAGTTCGTCAGCCGACTTGCGGGTCCGGGAGAACCGGATCTGCTTTTGGGCGGAGCGAAGGCCGCCTTGCGCGAGCGGCTCTGCCGCTGCAAGTCCCTGACGGACGCTGTTGGCGAATCGGGCCGCGATGACGTCCAGGGCCAGCAGGGACTCGGGCTCGGGTTTGTGGACGACGCACGAGTTGACATCCCCTTGCGCGCCCTGAAGGAACAGGCCCACGGAACCTGGAAACTCGCGTTCGAGCCCGCCCATCGCCACGCCGGCGTAGTCGCCGTGAATGGCATGGGTCTCCTGGCAGCAGACGACCGGATGACAGCCGAAATAGGCGGCGAAGCCCAGGAGACGCTTGGCGGCGGCCTCCACCTTCAGGACGTGACAGACGGTGTCGGTCAACTCCGGCTTGGCCGGACGCCAGTCGTCCCGGAGCACCTCGTCCAACGGCGGGGCGTCGCGGTCGTATTCGCGGTTCAGGCCGATCCCTTCGCAGGGCGCCGTCGCGTACGAAAGCACACCCTCGGTCAGACGATCCTTGGCGGCGACCGCGGCCTCGGCGATCCGCCCGGGCAGAACCTCCAGGTAAGGAAGGTCCGGCTCACCCCAGCCGGTCAGCTCCGTGGCGTTCGGGCCGCTGTGGGTGTGCGTGCAGTGGACCATGATGTCTTGCGCCGGAATGCCGGTTTGGGACTGGATGATCTGGCGGACCCGCTCGATCCGCTTGGTGGACAGCCCGACCAGGTCGCAACTGATCAGAATAAGAATTCGCTCACCATCGGCCACCGCCATCGCCCGGGCCCAGAGGCGGTCGCGGACCGCGCGGGCGTAACGGTGCAAGAACGGCCCAAACCCCGACAACTCGACCCCAAGCCGCGGCGTAATGTCACTCTTTGCGAAACCAAACCTCATCGTCGATCCATCCTTATCTTTCAACCGCACTCCAATCGCACCGGACATTGTATCATAACCGCAACGTCCCGCATCAGGTACCTATAAGTATGAAGCTCCCCATGCCCATCCGGATTAGCTCAAAGGGGCGAAAGCCCCTGGTGCCGAAGGGGCGGCGGAAAGAGTGTCGCCCCGCTGGGGCTCACCGGCCGTGCGATACGGATTCCAGGGGCTCGCGCCCCTGGCTACACCCCTTCGCCCCGTTGGGGCGACCCATTCGGCGGATGTGACTGGTGTGACTGGGGTCACGTCTTGAAAGTTCAGTTTTCGCGGACCGGTGCGGGTGAAGGCGGCGAAGATTCTGGTTGCAAAGGTTGGGAGATTAAAGGATTATAAGCGGACGATGGCCTGTGGATTCTGACGGCAGAGTGGAAGGCGGAA
The nucleotide sequence above comes from Phycisphaerae bacterium. Encoded proteins:
- a CDS encoding nucleotidyltransferase domain-containing protein, whose amino-acid sequence is MDQAAVDQWLDDFLERLQTLFGPRLAFVAHHGSWARGEARPDSDIDAFVIVDRIDDRDLADYRELLASMPYTAEHQVSTFFGSASELRQWPRHEQSQCWFGRRVLHGRLEDLVDPPTPRDYLEDVRLKAAANLHIARHYLLHPHDLAAVIRRPPYPFKECCYALQSWMLLTEGKYCATKADLLAALPDPQDRELVQVVMDWHSLQTDREARPQYYLELLERWCRAMLQRVSLQKPPNQDR
- a CDS encoding SAM-dependent methyltransferase, whose protein sequence is MGSQYDAFAEDYDRWLFSDERLTGEPQLKELGSRLKRLGSRPQVLDCACGTGVLVWALARHGYAVCGSDESRGM
- a CDS encoding ABC transporter permease subunit, with the protein product MPAEPLNNRVDEELESESPREFGPTELLVRRPIWADIMVLVSLGAIFYMIVQVGEEFTGPRVTTQIDLSPSALPKYMMFSVFRGFAAYALSLIFTLVYGYVAARNRRAERVMVPLLDVLQSVPVLTFMPGLMLAFSALFPRSNIGLELVSIILIFTGQVWNMTFSFYHSLQAIPRELYDAARVYRFSWLRRFTRVELPFAALPLAWNSMVGMAGGWFFLTICESFRLGEMDFRLPGIGSYMTTAIGVRDFRAMTYGVLAMTLAIIVIDRLIWRPVLAWAQKFKYEETAPEEPAGSLVLDLLRASRVNELALRAAGGLERVGYAARRYTRTIEDDLAPRLRVAERIGFYLLKAVYLAAAAAAIVAVLWGAWLLLGLVAKVTLADWLLIGRGAGLSLLRVVAALVLATAWTVPVGILIGTNPRLCARMQSVIQVVASFPAPMLYPLVLLGLQWAGIALGVGSIFLLMLGTQWYILFNAIAGSMGIPEELREASRIYKIRGRQLWNRLYLPAVLTSLVTGWIAAAGGAWNATIVAEYVPLGDTIFATEGLGAIISMATSQKQFHILAASAMTMALLVVMINRFVWRRIFTFAVERYSLSQ
- the tadA gene encoding Flp pilus assembly complex ATPase component TadA gives rise to the protein MFERFTDRARKVMALANQEAQDFRHEYIGTEHILLAIAKDGTGVAAAVLEHVDLNYDRIRPMIESMVKPGPDEVAPGKLHETPRAKTAVKQAIAAARELGDNYVGAEHLLLGLLRVPESVAAQVLVNLGLDFETARREVLSRQSGACEQEEIEGQLAEAPPVARLQKLIFEEAVARGASDIHFDPKSDRVRVRLRIDGVLHDRDQLPTAVYGEFLKPIKTMAGMNPAETRLAQDGRMSMTIGGQRCDFRVAVVPTIHGERTVVRILRPVLATDLLGLDRIAVGEDLATIRRLTALPHGLVICSGPVGSGKTTLLYAMLREVDAQKCSVVTIEDPVEFVFPDFAQIQYDVQSGLTFARALRSVLRQDPDVVMVGEIRDLETMELCVQLALTGHLLLTTLHAPAAIDAVRRILDLGIEPHLVNSALSAVVAQRLVRRLCPDCRTPIDPPADSLPPEAAGILDRLDDVQFCQATGCDACQGMGYRGRAAIHEILVPDERFRRAVTENAGDAVLTQAARAAGTKSLLASGIEKAAHGVTTVEEVLRVTGVKDL
- a CDS encoding class I SAM-dependent methyltransferase; translated protein: MLTNAMNNDAVKVREIAWRPEDPAVQEILLAYYRHRLFGTPEQAEAVVQRVLAVTGIRRPAAVLDVGCGLGYHAAAFARRGFRVTAIDPGEKYIALARGRAEDLNLHIDFRVGRIVDLPELETYRLAWAGAFSPGRMSFAELRGAFRKVHNALEPGGLFVGTVAGMRRRPVGWKSRTWGELPDGYVMTEKRQDAERHYETCWFVRPGCEIVTKLVEVERLCGPGEVLRALVEAGLTEVETYASMFATSLSQIGDRFAFVCRRPQPACCPRPLIGGPTGVAESG
- a CDS encoding ATP-binding cassette domain-containing protein, which translates into the protein MHAKHGNGLITELRGVSKEFVLPGGRELRVLEHINLQVRESEVVALLGPSGSGKSTLLRILAGLIAPSTGQVFYRDKPLQGLNPAVSVVFQNVGLFPWLTVEENIAEVAKSIGLRGDQRRERVEKVIDLIGLEGFEELYPRELSGGMKQRVGIARALVVEPEILCLDEPFSQLDALTAESLRAELIGPWLEEERNPKSIFIVSHDIKEVVALATRIVIMGGHPGRVLSMVENPVEYPRDFRDPALARLQERIHDLLTAKIMPDEEPRMVAVPGREEPVEIEAIPPVDTNEIIGLLEMLEDRGGEVNIFSFANELGLEFGQAISVAKAAEMLDFVDTPRQRVLLMPLGREFLKADVNERKAIWGRQSLRIRLFQIFKNMVELASPEGIPEETVLDEISMLLPTENAEDIFEFLTSWGQYGELFRYDPEDEALVPFETPEEAEEREREEREEREKEEESTT
- a CDS encoding RNA polymerase sigma factor, with product MAWISDDELMLMFADGSVEAFETLFERHRGSVYRFARSVLADPSAAEEVLQDVFLAIVRSAKRYEPKGLFKAYLMRITRNTCLTRLEGERLRREMAAQFGRMEEPQTAAADRGDDDRLAAVRRALRRLPDRQREAVMLHAFEQMTYQQIADVLDTPINTVKTLIHRGRAALAERLNGQSTENDDGV
- a CDS encoding helix-turn-helix domain-containing protein, whose translation is MECNIDYETLAAYVAGDLDEQRVAALDAHVLDCRECSRRLRALERSDRALAELARTEPDSQTVLKVRRALANELRPTQRSAVMTLDQVAEFLQISRTELEPLIDELPAFDLGGLVRVRREKLLAWIDERERRFLRSRLHNDMAKPPREEASDV